GTGACGATGATGAAGAAGGTGTGGGCCACCGTGGCCTCAACGGTGGCGGCCTGCGCGGCGATGTTCATGGCAATTCCTGTGGCACAGGCGAATCCGGCAGGATGTCCGACGTTGAACGTCGTGGCGATCCCCGGCACCTGGGAGACCTCGAACACCCCCGATCCGGGCCGGGGCAACGGGATGCTGGCGCAGGTCACGTCCGGATTACCCGCCGGCACCCGCGTCGACTACGTCGCGTACCCGGCCACCGCCTTCCCGTGGGAGGGCGACATCTACGCCCTGTCGCGCAACCGGGCGATCGACAACGCCCGCGGCATCATCGCCGCCACCGCGGCGCAATGCCCGTCCACCAACTTCGCGATCGTCGGATACAGCCAAGGTGCCGATGCCGCAGGCGATCTCGCAGCCGAGATCGGTACCGGCCTCGGGGTCGTCGGGCCGCACCGGCTCGTCGCCGTGGGCCTGCTCTCCGATCCCCGGCGCGGTGAACTCGACCCGCTCGTGGGTGCACCCGTCCCCGGCACCGGTGCGGGCGGCGCGCGTGCGGGAGGTTTCGGTTTCGTCACCCCCAACGTGCGCACCATCTGCGCGGTGGGCGATCTGTACTGCTCGACCCCGCGCGAGGACTTCGTCACCCGGCTCGCAGGTTTCCTCGCGATCTCGGCGGGCAGCCCGATGGACAAGCTCGAGAAGTACCGCAACGAGGCCACCACGCTCTACAACGACATCATGGCGGCCGGTGGCCTGCCGATGCTGCAGTTGCAGCTCAGCCCGGAGGCGAACCGGCAGCGGGAGGTGCAGCTCCGCACCTTCTACCAGTCGCAGGTGCACCAGGACTACTCGCGCTACGTGGTCGACGGCCACGGCACCACGGCCACGCGGTGGCTGCACGACTGGATCGCCTCGAAGGCCTGACCCGGCCGGTGACCGCGGCGCGCACGACCGTCGCGGTCACCGCCCGATGTCGAACCGGGCACCGACCCGCATGACGCGGGGTGCGAAGCGCATCAACCACTTCCGGATCTTCGCGCCGGGGGCGACGGTGACGACCGGACGGTTGTGGCGCACCGCCCCCACGATCGCATCGGCCACCTTCTCGGGTGGGATGTGCAGCCGCCGGTACATCGCGAGGGTGCGTCGGCGTCGTGCACTGCGCAGTTCGTTGCTCGGGGCGACGTACTCGGTGGTGCGGGTCAGGTCGGTGTCCACCAGGTCCGGGCACACCACGGTCACCCCGATCCCGTGCTCGAGCAGTTCGGCCCTCAGACACTCCGACAACATGAACACCGCGGCCTTGCTCGTGGAGTAGGCGGCGAGATCGCGTTGCGGCATGAAGGCGGCCGCCGACGACACGTTGACGATGTGCCCGCCCGTCCCGCGTTCGATCATCTGCTCGGAGAACACGCGGCAGCCGTACACCACGCCCCAGAAGTTCACGCCCATGACGTGCTCGAAGGTGCTCTGCGGGGTGTCGGCGAACGCCCCGATCACGCCGATCCCGGCGTTGTTGACCAGCACGTCGGGAACGCCGTGCCGGTCGCGGACGGTCCGCGCGAACTCGCGGACCTGCTGCTCGTCGGCGACGTCGACCCGGTAGGCGTGGGCACCGCCGCCGAAGACCGCGGTGGAACCACCCGCGGTGGGCGGTGGGATGTCGATCAGCGCGACGGTCTCGCGGGCACCGTCGAGATCCTTGTCGGCGACGACCACGATGGCGCCCTCGGCGGCGAACGCCCGGGCCGCCGCACGGCCGATACCGCTCGCACCGCCGGTGACCACGACGAGGGTGCCGGTGAGGTCGCGCAGCCGTGCCCGCACCGCGGCACCCGCGCGCCAGCGGCGTATCTGTGCGATCCGTGGGCTCACCCGACCATCGTGACGCACACGGCGGGAGAATCAGTAGAGATATTCGCGATACAGCTCGCGTTTGCCGGGCTCGGCGTCGGCCGGGACGTCGATCGCCACCAGCTCGGCGTGCATGTCGCGCATCGACGGCACGAGCGCGCGTTCCGGATAGGTGGACGGATCCCACAGCTTCGCCCGCAGCAGTGCCCGCGCGCAGTGCAGGAACACCTCGTCGATCCGCACGATCACCGCCAGCTGTGCCGGCCGGCCCTGCAGCGACATCCGCTCGAGCAGTTCGGGGTCGTCCGACAGCGTCGCCCGCCCGTTGATCCGCAGCACCTCCTCGTCGCCGGGGACGAAGAACAGCAGTCCGACGTGCGGGTTCTCGAGAATGTTGCGGTACGAGTCGGCGCGGCGGTTGCCCGGCCGGTCCGGCAGCACGATGGTGTGGTCGTCGAGCACCAGCACCGACGACTCGAGATCGCCGCGCGGCGAGCAGTCGCAGTTGCCCGCGGCGTCGGCCGTGGCGATCGTGAAGAACCGGGCGAGCGACAGGAACTCCCTGATCAGCGGCGTCAGGTGCGGTCGTGCCTTGTCGACGATGCCCGGATGCGGGCTGCCGAGGACGGCTTCGAGCTCCTCCCGGGTCCGCAGGCCCCTGCGCACGAGTTCGTCGATCCTGTCCGAATCCATCCGGTGCCACCTCCGGCGGCGACCGTACCAATGTCCGTCGGCAAGATCACGGTCGCGTCAGGTCAGGGTGGTTTCGTGGACGGTCCGGTCGAACTCCGGCAGGGGACCGCCCCGGCGCAGGGTGGCCGCCAGCGCCGGATCGGCGAGATGCAGGCGGCCGATGGCGACGAGGTCGAACTCGCCGTCATCCATACGGCGTTCGAGTTCGGGGACGTTGTTGCGGGTGGGGGCGGCCCCGGTGGCACGGTTCTCCCGCAGGGTCGTGCCGATCCCGACACCGCCCACCGCCATGGACAGGGTCCCGGTGACCTTCTTCGCCCATCCCGCCAGGCTCAGGTCGCTGCCCTCGAAGGCGGGGGTCTCGAAGCGGCGGATGCTCGCGTCGAAGACGTCGACCCCGGCGCGCGCCAGGGGTGTCAGCAGGGCCCCGAGTTCCTCGGGGCTCTCGGCGATGCGCGCCGTGTAGTCCTGCTGCTTGTGCTGGGAGAAACGGTAGAGGATCGGCAGGCCCGGGTCGATCGCCGACCGGATCACCGCGACCACCGTAGCGGGGAAGCGGGAGCGTCGTTCGAGGTCGCCGCCCCATTCGTCGTCGCGCAGGTTGGTCCGGTCCCACAGGAAGGAGTCGAGCAGGTAGCCGTGGCCGCCGTGCAGCGCGATACCGTCGAAGCCGACCTCCGCGGCGGCGGCCGCCGCGCTCGCGTAGGCGGCGATCACCTGCTCGATGTCCTCCTCGGTCATGGCCCGGGTGGGTTCCGAGGCGCGGGTGACGTACTCCTCGCCGTAGGAGGTGACCCCCACCTGCCCCCACACACCGGACGGCCGCATCGGGACGAGCGTGGGATCGGCCTTCGGGTTCATCGCTCCCCACAGGGGGCCGACGTGCCAGAGTTGCGGGACGATCCGGCCGCCCTCGGCGTGCACGGCGTCGACGACGCGCCGCCAGCCCTCGAGGGCCGCGTCGCCGTACATGTGGGGGACGCGCGGGTTGTCCACCGCGGTCGGATGGTCGATGGCGACACCCTCGGTGACGATCAGTCCCGTGCCGCCGGCTGCGCGGCGCCGGTAGTACTCCGCGACGTCGGGTCCGGGCACTCCGTTCGGGGAGTGCGAGCGGGTCATCGGCGACATCACGATGCGGTTCGGCAGTTGCAGCGAACGCACGGCCAGGGGCCGGAAGAGGGGGGAGGCGGCGTCGGTCATGGTCGTCTCGGCACTTTCGGCTCGGGCACCTTCGGCGGTGGAACGGTCCTTCCCGTTCTACGCGCGTCGTGGAGTCGAGCGATCCGGTTTTCCGGTGACCGGGACGGCGCCCGGGGAGCCGCGCGGTGGGCCGGTAGAACCGGAGGCATCCCGCGACCCTCCGGAAGGATCGAGATGACCGACACCGCCGCTCTCCTCGAACGCCTGCAACTCCTCGAGGACCGCCTGCGACTCGTGGAGGACACGCAGGCGATCCACGCCGTGCTCACGGCCTACGGTCCCGCGGTCGACGCCGGTGACGCCGACGCGGTGGGGGAGTTGTGGACGCAGGACGCCGTCTACGACGTCGACGTGCGGGTGATGGAGGGCCGCGACGCCATCATGGAGATGGTGCGCACGCGGCCGCACCAGGACTACATCGAGGGAGGCTGCGGCCACCTCCTCGATCCGGTGCACATCCGTGTCGACGGCGACACCGCGGTCGCGACCTGCCACTCTCTGCTGCTGCGCCGCGACGCCGGCTCGGACTCGTTCCGGGTGTGGCGGGTGAGCGCCAACCGGTTCGAGCTGGTGCGGGCCGGCGGCCGGTGGCGGATCCGGCGCCGTACCTCCCGGCTGCTCGACGGCCGCACCGAGGCCCGCGACCTCCTCGCCCGCGCCGCTCGCTGACCCTCGCTCAGACGCGCAGGGTGTCGCGCACGTGCCCGGTCTCGTTGATCGACGCCACACGCCGCGCGCCGGTGCGGGAGACGAGGATGCGCGTCACCGACGCGTACTCGATGGGGAACATCAGGGGCCGGGGCATGTCCAGCAGTTCCTGCAGCACGATGTTCACGACCCCGCCGTGGACGAACAGGGCGACGGTCTCGGCGTGGTCGCAGGTCTCCACGACCCGGTCGATCCCCTGCCGCACGCGGGTGCGGAAGGCGTCCTCGTCGACGAAGTGCGGCAGGTGACCGGCGAGGATGCGCTGGTACGCCTCGGGTGCGACGTCCTTGGCGGCGTCGATCGTGAAGTAGTGGTCGTGCCCGTAGTCGTACTCGGCGATCTCCTCGACCTTCTCCACTGCCAGACCCCGGTCCTCCGCGACCGGTTCGGCGGTCTGCAGAGCCCGCAGCTGCGGGCTCGAGAACAGGCGGGTGATCCGGTAGGGCGACAGTGCGTCCGGCAACCGCGAGGCCTGGAGTCGGCCGGTCTCGGTGAGCGGCGGGTCGGCGACCCCCGTCTCGGCACGGGCGTTGGTGGGCTCGGCATGACGGATCAGGAGTAGCTGCACGACCTCACGATGCCAGGTCCTGGTGTTTCACGTGAAACCACCCTTCAGGAGCGCCGCGGCCTGGTGAACGGGAACGCCAGCGACTCGCGGATGCTGCCCCCGAGGACGAGCATCACGATCCGGTCCACACCCATCCCGAGCCCGCCCGTGGGCGGCATCGCGTATTCGAGGGCCTCGAGGAAGTCCTCGTCGAGCTCCATCGCCTCCTCGTCGCCACCCGCGGCGAGCAGTGACTGCTCGGTGAGCCGCGCCCGTTGGTCGAGCGGATCGGTGAGTTCGCTGTAGGCCGTGCCGAGCTCGACGCCCCACGCCACGAGATCCCACTTCGCCGCGACTCCCGGCTTGTGCGGGTGCGGGCGGGTCAGCGGCGACACCGACGTCGGGAAATCGGTGTAGAAGGTGGGGAATTCCGTCTTCGACTCGACGAGGTGCTCGTACATCTCCTGCGCGGTCGCGCCGGCGTCCCAGGCCGGGTTGTAGGGGATCTCGTGTTCGTCGCACAGGCGGCGCAGGACGTCGACGGGGGTCTGCGCGTCGACGAACGTCCCGAGCGCCTCGGAGATCGCGTCGAAGAACGGCTTGACCGGCCACTCACCGGAGATGTCGATCTCCACCGGCGTACCGTCGGGCCCGGGACGCAGGACGATCTCGCGGCCGTGCGCCGCGCGGGCGGCGGCCTGGATCAGCTCCCGCGCGACGACCCGCATCTTCTCGTAGTCGCTGTGCGCCTCGTACGCCTCGAGGATCGTGAACTCGGGATTGTGCTTGAAATCCGCACCCTCGTTGCGGAACACCCGGCCGATCTCGAAGACCTTTGCCATGCCCGCGACGCACAGCCGCTTCAGGTACAGCTCGGGGGCGATCCGCAGGTACAGATCGGCGTCGTAGGCGTTGATGTGGGTGACGAACGGGGCGGCATTCGCGCCGCCGTGCACCGCCTGCAGGATCGGGGTCTCCACCTCGAGATAACCCCGCGCCTGCAGTTCGTCGCGCAGCGCCCGCACCACCGCGCTGCGCGCCGCGAGATGGTCGCGCGCGGCGGTGTCGACCGCGAGGTGCAGATAGCGTTGCCGCACCTTCGCTTCCGGGTCGACGAGACCGTGGTACTTGTCGGGCAGCGGGTGCAGGCACTTGCCGTCGATGCGCCACGAGTCGGCGAGCACCGAGATCTCCCCGGTGCGGCTGCGGCCCATCACGCCGGACACCTCGACGAGGTCGCCGAGATCGAACAGGAACCGCCGTCCCTCCACCCGGCCGCGGTCGACGAGGATCTGGATGTCACCGGACCAGTCGCGCAGGACCGCGAACAGCACCCCACCGAAGTCCCGGATCCGCAGCAGCCGCCCGGCCACCACCACCTGCGTGCCCGGTACCGCCGCGGCGGCCTCGGCGGCGGTGTGCGTCGGCGGGTGCGCCACCGGATAGGGGTCCACCCCGTGGTCGACGATCCGCTGCAGCTTGTCCATGCGGACCTGCACCTGCTCGGGCCGTTCCCGCTTGTGGGAGGCCGGTGCGAGCGCCTCGGCCTCGTCGTCGGGGGCGCTGCCGTCGTCGTGCAGGGCCTGCGCCTCGCGGACGCCGGGAAAGGACGAGTAGGTACCGGTGTGGGCGAGCCCGTTCCGGCGTCCGAAGGTGGGCAGCGTCAGGAATCCCTCGGCGATCGCGGAGGCGAGCGCGACCCGCGGCAGGAGCCGGTTCTCGCGGAAGCACAGATACCGCGGCACCCACTCGGGGTGGTACTTCACGTTCGAACGGTAGAGCGCCTCGAGCTGCCACCAGCGGGAGAAGAACAGCAGGATCGACCGCCACATCCGCAGGATGGGGCCGGCACCGATCCGGGCGCCCTCCTCGAAGACGGACCGGAACACGGCGAAGTTCAGTGAGATCCGCTCCACACCGAATTCGGCTCCGCGCGACGCCAGCTCGGACACCATCGTCTCGACGACACCGTTGGGGGCGTGCGGGTCGCGGCGCATGAGATCGAGCGAGATGCCGTCGGGCCCCCACGGCACCAGCGAGAGCATCGCGACGACCTCGCCGTCGGCGACCGCCTCGACGAGCAGGCAGTCGCCGTCGAGCGGGTCGCCGAGACGCCCCAGTGCCATCGAGAAACCGCGTTCGTTCTCGGTGTCGCGCCACTCCTCGGCGCGCCGGATCACCGCCGACATCTCGGCGGGAGACAGGTCGCGGTGACGCATGATCCGCACCGTCACACCGTGTTTGCGGGCCCGGTTCACGGCCTGCCGGACCGGGCGCATGTCGCGGCCGGCGAGGGAGAAGTCGCGGGTGTGCAGCACCGCCTCGTCGCCGAGCTGCAACGCGTCGAGTCCCGCCCGGTGGAAGGCCGTCGCCCCGGCCTCGCTCGCGCCCATCACGGCCGGGGTCCACCCGTACGCGCGTGCGAGATCGAGCCATTCGTCGATCGCGTGCGGCCACGCCTCGGGGTTGCCGATGGGGTCGCCGCTGGCCAGGCAGACACCGAGCTCCACCCGGTAGGTGACGGCGGCCTTGCCGCTCGGTGCGAAGACCACCGCCTTGTCGCGGCGGGTCGCGAAGTAACCGAGCGAGTCGTCGCTGTGTGCGAGCAGTCCGCGGATCGCGGACTCGTCGCTCCCGGTGAGCGCATTGCTCGCCCGCTGCGACCGGAACAGCACCACGACCGCGGCGAGCAGGGCGAGCGCCCCGAACAGCCCGAGCAGCGTGTTCACCAGTCCGTTCGGGCGGCCACCGAACTGGTCGTTGTCCACGAAGGTCAGCGCGGTGACGCGGTTGAGCGCCCAGAGGAACCGGTCGGAGGAGGGGAGGGTGCCGGGGAAAAGCTCCACCAGGCCCCATCCCAGGAGCGTGCCGACGACGAGACCGCCGACGAGCACCCCGAGCGCGGCCCAGACGTTGCCGCGCCGCACCCGGGTGAAGAACTCGGGATAGGACATCAGCAGCAGCGCCACGACCGCCAGGTGCACGACCAGCGCGATCAGATGGTGCGGATCGCGGTCGACGACGGCCAGAACGAGATTCGAGATCGCCCATCCGCCGGTGTAGATCGTCAGGACCCACCACGCGATGCGCTTGCGTCCGGCGAGGGCACCGGCGAGCAGGCCCAGCACCAGCGCGAACGACAGGCTCGTGTCGGGGGCGTCGAAATAGTATTCGTCGACGTACTCGCGGGGCGCGTGGATCCAGTAGCGCAGTGTGGGCGAGATCGACCACAGGGCCATCAGCAGCGCGTAGACGCCCAGGACGGTACCCAGGACGTGCGGTACCGAGGACAGGCGACCTCCGGCGCGGTCGCCCGGTGCCGGCCGGGCGGGGCGCCGCTCGGCTTCCGTGGCACTCGGACGCTCGGCGGGGGCGGTGACATCCGCGGACATGCCTTCAGACGGTAGCGCCCCGAAGCGCATCCGGTGAGACGAACGACCCCCGAGCCGGAACGGATTTCCGGCTCGGGGGTCGTTCGGACGAGGGGTGTCAGGGCCGTGAGGCGGCGGGGGTCCCCGCGTCCGGGGCGTCCGTTTCCGTCGGCTCGGTGCGGGCGAGCGCACTCGGCCACCAGACCTTCTTGCCGACGTCGATGGTGAGCGCCGGGACCACCAGCGTCCGCACCAGCAGGGCGTCGAGCAGCACGCCGAACGCCACGATGAACGCGATCTGCGCCAGGAACAGCAGCGGGATCACGGCCAGCGCGGAGAAGGTGGCCGCCAGAACGATTCCTGCGGACGTGATGACACCACCGGTGACGGTCAGCGCCCGCAGGGTTCCGGCGCGGGTACCGACCCTCTTCGTCTCCTCCCGCACGCGGGTCATGAGGAAGATGTTGTAGTCGATACCCAGCGCCACGAGGAAGACGAACCCGAACAGCGGCACCGTCGGATCGGCACCCGGGAACCCGAACAGGTGGTTGAACACCAGCGAGGAGACACCGAGGGTCGCCGCGAACGAGACGATCACCGTGAGCATCAACAGGACCGGCGCCACGATCGCCCGCAGCAGGACGATGAGCACGAGCAGCACCACGATCGTCACCACCGGGATGATGAGGGTGCGGTCGCGGGTCGCGGTGTCCTTCGTGTCGAGGTCGACGGCGGTCGGCCCGCCGACGAGCGCGTCGGCGCCGGACACCCCGCCCACGGCCTCGCGGATGCGCTCGACCGTCTCCTCGGCGGCGAGGGAGTCGGCCGGATCGGACAGGGTGGCCTGCACGGCGACGAGCCCGTCGACCACGCGCGGTGCCCCGTCGGGACCGGGCAGGGGCTGCACCGTCGTGACGCCCTCGACACCCTCGGTGGCCGTGAGCACGTCGCCGAGCGCGGACTCTCGGGTGATGACGACGGTGGGCGAACCGGTACCGGCGTCGAAGTGCTCGCCGAGGACCTCCTGGCCGGACTTCGAATCGGTCTGCAGCAGGAACAGATCCGACGACGCGACGCCGCTCGCCTTGAACTGCGGGGCGAGCAGAGCGAA
This region of Rhodococcus sp. Z13 genomic DNA includes:
- a CDS encoding 12-oxophytodienoate reductase; this translates as MTDAASPLFRPLAVRSLQLPNRIVMSPMTRSHSPNGVPGPDVAEYYRRRAAGGTGLIVTEGVAIDHPTAVDNPRVPHMYGDAALEGWRRVVDAVHAEGGRIVPQLWHVGPLWGAMNPKADPTLVPMRPSGVWGQVGVTSYGEEYVTRASEPTRAMTEEDIEQVIAAYASAAAAAAEVGFDGIALHGGHGYLLDSFLWDRTNLRDDEWGGDLERRSRFPATVVAVIRSAIDPGLPILYRFSQHKQQDYTARIAESPEELGALLTPLARAGVDVFDASIRRFETPAFEGSDLSLAGWAKKVTGTLSMAVGGVGIGTTLRENRATGAAPTRNNVPELERRMDDGEFDLVAIGRLHLADPALAATLRRGGPLPEFDRTVHETTLT
- a CDS encoding nuclear transport factor 2 family protein, which gives rise to MTDTAALLERLQLLEDRLRLVEDTQAIHAVLTAYGPAVDAGDADAVGELWTQDAVYDVDVRVMEGRDAIMEMVRTRPHQDYIEGGCGHLLDPVHIRVDGDTAVATCHSLLLRRDAGSDSFRVWRVSANRFELVRAGGRWRIRRRTSRLLDGRTEARDLLARAAR
- a CDS encoding histidine phosphatase family protein; protein product: MQLLLIRHAEPTNARAETGVADPPLTETGRLQASRLPDALSPYRITRLFSSPQLRALQTAEPVAEDRGLAVEKVEEIAEYDYGHDHYFTIDAAKDVAPEAYQRILAGHLPHFVDEDAFRTRVRQGIDRVVETCDHAETVALFVHGGVVNIVLQELLDMPRPLMFPIEYASVTRILVSRTGARRVASINETGHVRDTLRV
- the lysX gene encoding bifunctional lysylphosphatidylglycerol synthetase/lysine--tRNA ligase LysX; protein product: MSADVTAPAERPSATEAERRPARPAPGDRAGGRLSSVPHVLGTVLGVYALLMALWSISPTLRYWIHAPREYVDEYYFDAPDTSLSFALVLGLLAGALAGRKRIAWWVLTIYTGGWAISNLVLAVVDRDPHHLIALVVHLAVVALLLMSYPEFFTRVRRGNVWAALGVLVGGLVVGTLLGWGLVELFPGTLPSSDRFLWALNRVTALTFVDNDQFGGRPNGLVNTLLGLFGALALLAAVVVLFRSQRASNALTGSDESAIRGLLAHSDDSLGYFATRRDKAVVFAPSGKAAVTYRVELGVCLASGDPIGNPEAWPHAIDEWLDLARAYGWTPAVMGASEAGATAFHRAGLDALQLGDEAVLHTRDFSLAGRDMRPVRQAVNRARKHGVTVRIMRHRDLSPAEMSAVIRRAEEWRDTENERGFSMALGRLGDPLDGDCLLVEAVADGEVVAMLSLVPWGPDGISLDLMRRDPHAPNGVVETMVSELASRGAEFGVERISLNFAVFRSVFEEGARIGAGPILRMWRSILLFFSRWWQLEALYRSNVKYHPEWVPRYLCFRENRLLPRVALASAIAEGFLTLPTFGRRNGLAHTGTYSSFPGVREAQALHDDGSAPDDEAEALAPASHKRERPEQVQVRMDKLQRIVDHGVDPYPVAHPPTHTAAEAAAAVPGTQVVVAGRLLRIRDFGGVLFAVLRDWSGDIQILVDRGRVEGRRFLFDLGDLVEVSGVMGRSRTGEISVLADSWRIDGKCLHPLPDKYHGLVDPEAKVRQRYLHLAVDTAARDHLAARSAVVRALRDELQARGYLEVETPILQAVHGGANAAPFVTHINAYDADLYLRIAPELYLKRLCVAGMAKVFEIGRVFRNEGADFKHNPEFTILEAYEAHSDYEKMRVVARELIQAAARAAHGREIVLRPGPDGTPVEIDISGEWPVKPFFDAISEALGTFVDAQTPVDVLRRLCDEHEIPYNPAWDAGATAQEMYEHLVESKTEFPTFYTDFPTSVSPLTRPHPHKPGVAAKWDLVAWGVELGTAYSELTDPLDQRARLTEQSLLAAGGDEEAMELDEDFLEALEYAMPPTGGLGMGVDRIVMLVLGGSIRESLAFPFTRPRRS
- a CDS encoding cutinase family protein — encoded protein: MAIPVAQANPAGCPTLNVVAIPGTWETSNTPDPGRGNGMLAQVTSGLPAGTRVDYVAYPATAFPWEGDIYALSRNRAIDNARGIIAATAAQCPSTNFAIVGYSQGADAAGDLAAEIGTGLGVVGPHRLVAVGLLSDPRRGELDPLVGAPVPGTGAGGARAGGFGFVTPNVRTICAVGDLYCSTPREDFVTRLAGFLAISAGSPMDKLEKYRNEATTLYNDIMAAGGLPMLQLQLSPEANRQREVQLRTFYQSQVHQDYSRYVVDGHGTTATRWLHDWIASKA
- a CDS encoding pyridoxamine 5'-phosphate oxidase family protein — its product is MDSDRIDELVRRGLRTREELEAVLGSPHPGIVDKARPHLTPLIREFLSLARFFTIATADAAGNCDCSPRGDLESSVLVLDDHTIVLPDRPGNRRADSYRNILENPHVGLLFFVPGDEEVLRINGRATLSDDPELLERMSLQGRPAQLAVIVRIDEVFLHCARALLRAKLWDPSTYPERALVPSMRDMHAELVAIDVPADAEPGKRELYREYLY
- a CDS encoding SDR family NAD(P)-dependent oxidoreductase codes for the protein MSPRIAQIRRWRAGAAVRARLRDLTGTLVVVTGGASGIGRAAARAFAAEGAIVVVADKDLDGARETVALIDIPPPTAGGSTAVFGGGAHAYRVDVADEQQVREFARTVRDRHGVPDVLVNNAGIGVIGAFADTPQSTFEHVMGVNFWGVVYGCRVFSEQMIERGTGGHIVNVSSAAAFMPQRDLAAYSTSKAAVFMLSECLRAELLEHGIGVTVVCPDLVDTDLTRTTEYVAPSNELRSARRRRTLAMYRRLHIPPEKVADAIVGAVRHNRPVVTVAPGAKIRKWLMRFAPRVMRVGARFDIGR